One window from the genome of Nicotiana tomentosiformis chromosome 5, ASM39032v3, whole genome shotgun sequence encodes:
- the LOC104110630 gene encoding aspartic proteinase-like protein 1 isoform X3 produces the protein MLKKKTWLRVHQMKVSVCVNCNFWPIRLHYMYIDIGTPSVSFLIALDAGSDLLWVPCECVQCAPLSASYYSSLDKDLNEYNPSGSSTSKFLSCSHQLCELGSNCKTPKQPCPYTVNYVSDDTSTSGVLVEDILHLASGSRMAANSSARAPVIFGCGSKQTGGYLNGVAPDGLLGLGPGEISVPSRLAKAGLVQNSFSLCFKEDDSGRIFFGDQGPASQQKTSFLPSDGQFVTYVVGVESCCVGSSCIEQTNFKAIVDSGTSFTFLPDQIYDRVVKEFDREVNASKASFEGYPWQYCYKSSSEGLPKIPSFTLKFMTNSTFIVQDPVFVIYGSQGAVGFCLAVEPSGIDIGTIGQNFMTGYRMVFDRENLNLGWSLSDCQDLTDSNRLPMTPANGSSPNSLPTEQQNSPNSSGVTPAVAGRTPSKSAAPTNRRISFKLCLTNLLFPLLLVSSNFRQSLYSLTL, from the exons ATGTTAAAAAAGAAAACATGGTTACGGGTTCATCAAATGAAGGTTTCAGTGTGCGTGAATTGCAATTTTTGGCCCATAAG GTTACATTACATGTATATTGATATAGGAACCCCATCTGTTTCTTTTCTCATCGCACTGGATGCTGGAAGTGACTTGCTTTGGGTTCCATGTGAATGTGTACAATGCGCTCCTCTATCAGCCAGTTACTATAGCAGCCTG GATAAAGATCTAAACGAGTACAATCCATCCGGCTCAAGCACAAGTAAGTTCCTGTCATGCAGCCATCAGTTATGCGAACTGGGTTCAAATTGCAAAACCCCTAAGCAGCCTTGCCCATACACTGTGAACTATGTGTCAGATGATACATCCACATCTGGAGTGCTCGTGGAAGATATCTTGCACCTTGCATCAGGCAGCCGTATGGCAGCCAACAGCTCTGCTAGAGCTCCAGTCATTTTCGG ATGTGGTAGTAAGCAAACTGGTGGTTACCTAAATGGAGTTGCACCTGATGGTCTTTTGGGTTTGGGACCTGGAGAGATTTCAGTTCCTAGTCGTCTTGCAAAAGCTGGTTTAGTCCAAAACtccttttctctttgttttaagGAAGATGATTCAGGAAGGATTTTCTTTGGAGACCAAGGGCCTGCTAGCCAGCAGAAAACTTCCTTCTTGCCTTCAGATGGACAATT TGTTACTTATGTTGTTGGGGTGGAATCATGTTGTGTTGGGAGCTCCTGTATTGAACAGACAAACTTCAAAGCCATTGTGGATAGCGGGACATCCTTTACATTTCTCCCAGATCAAATTTACGATAGAGTCGTTAAAGAG TTTGACAGGGAAGTGAATGCTTCAAAAGCTAGCTTTGAAGGATATCCTTGGCAATATTGCTACAAATCCAG TTCTGAAGGGTTACCAAAGATTCCTTCATTTACTCTGAAGTTCATGACGAACAGCACTTTTATAGTCCAGGATCCTGTATTTGTGATTTATGGTAGTCAG GGTGCTGTTGGATTTTGTTTAGCTGTGGAGCCTTCGGGCATAGATATCGGAACGATTGGAC AGAACTTCATGACGGGATATCGGATGGTGTTTGATAGAGAAAACCTGAACTTGGGTTGGTCACTGTCCGACT GTCAAGACCTTACTGATAGTAATAGACTGCCAATGACACCAGCAAATGGTAGTTCGCCAAACTCACTGCCAACAGAGCAGCAGAATTCCCCTAATAGCTCCGGAGTTACACCTGCTGTTGCTGGAAGGACACCTTCAAAATCTGCAGCACCAACTAATCGTCGAATCTCATTCAAGTTATGTTTAACGAATTTGCTGTTTCCATTGCTGCTCGTGTCAAGTAACTTCCGACAATCCTTATATTCATTGACCTTATAA
- the LOC104110630 gene encoding aspartic proteinase-like protein 1 isoform X2, whose product MEIWKVGFAAMVVGLTMVVECGVVAADMLYSSKLVHRFSDEVRKLGVSRNGEVWPQHRSLEYYGRLMSSDLQRQKMKLGPQFQLLFPSEGSKTMPLGNDFGWLHYMYIDIGTPSVSFLIALDAGSDLLWVPCECVQCAPLSASYYSSLDKDLNEYNPSGSSTNDTSTSGVLVEDILHLASGSRMAANSSARAPVIFGCGSKQTGGYLNGVAPDGLLGLGPGEISVPSRLAKAGLVQNSFSLCFKEDDSGRIFFGDQGPASQQKTSFLPSDGQFVTYVVGVESCCVGSSCIEQTNFKAIVDSGTSFTFLPDQIYDRVVKEFDREVNASKASFEGYPWQYCYKSSSEGLPKIPSFTLKFMTNSTFIVQDPVFVIYGSQGAVGFCLAVEPSGIDIGTIGQNFMTGYRMVFDRENLNLGWSLSDCQDLTDSNRLPMTPANGSSPNSLPTEQQNSPNSSGVTPAVAGRTPSKSAAPTNRRISFKLCLTNLLFPLLLVSSNFRQSLYSLTL is encoded by the exons ATGGAGATTTGGAAGGTGGGTTTTGCAGCGATGGTGGTGGGGTTAACTATGGTGGTTGAATGTGGGGTGGTAGCGGCGGATATGTTGTATTCCTCAAAGTTAGTCCACAGATTCTCCGACGAGGTGAGGAAACTTGGGGTTTCAAGGAATGGGGAAGTGTGGCCGCAGCATAGGAGCTTGGAGTATTATGGGAGGTTGATGAGCAGCGATTTGCAGCGGCAAAAAATGAAACTTGGTCCTCAGTTTCAGCTTCTTTTCCCTTCTGAGGGTAGCAAAACGATGCCCTTGGGAAATGACTTTGGATG GTTACATTACATGTATATTGATATAGGAACCCCATCTGTTTCTTTTCTCATCGCACTGGATGCTGGAAGTGACTTGCTTTGGGTTCCATGTGAATGTGTACAATGCGCTCCTCTATCAGCCAGTTACTATAGCAGCCTG GATAAAGATCTAAACGAGTACAATCCATCCGGCTCAAGCACAA ATGATACATCCACATCTGGAGTGCTCGTGGAAGATATCTTGCACCTTGCATCAGGCAGCCGTATGGCAGCCAACAGCTCTGCTAGAGCTCCAGTCATTTTCGG ATGTGGTAGTAAGCAAACTGGTGGTTACCTAAATGGAGTTGCACCTGATGGTCTTTTGGGTTTGGGACCTGGAGAGATTTCAGTTCCTAGTCGTCTTGCAAAAGCTGGTTTAGTCCAAAACtccttttctctttgttttaagGAAGATGATTCAGGAAGGATTTTCTTTGGAGACCAAGGGCCTGCTAGCCAGCAGAAAACTTCCTTCTTGCCTTCAGATGGACAATT TGTTACTTATGTTGTTGGGGTGGAATCATGTTGTGTTGGGAGCTCCTGTATTGAACAGACAAACTTCAAAGCCATTGTGGATAGCGGGACATCCTTTACATTTCTCCCAGATCAAATTTACGATAGAGTCGTTAAAGAG TTTGACAGGGAAGTGAATGCTTCAAAAGCTAGCTTTGAAGGATATCCTTGGCAATATTGCTACAAATCCAG TTCTGAAGGGTTACCAAAGATTCCTTCATTTACTCTGAAGTTCATGACGAACAGCACTTTTATAGTCCAGGATCCTGTATTTGTGATTTATGGTAGTCAG GGTGCTGTTGGATTTTGTTTAGCTGTGGAGCCTTCGGGCATAGATATCGGAACGATTGGAC AGAACTTCATGACGGGATATCGGATGGTGTTTGATAGAGAAAACCTGAACTTGGGTTGGTCACTGTCCGACT GTCAAGACCTTACTGATAGTAATAGACTGCCAATGACACCAGCAAATGGTAGTTCGCCAAACTCACTGCCAACAGAGCAGCAGAATTCCCCTAATAGCTCCGGAGTTACACCTGCTGTTGCTGGAAGGACACCTTCAAAATCTGCAGCACCAACTAATCGTCGAATCTCATTCAAGTTATGTTTAACGAATTTGCTGTTTCCATTGCTGCTCGTGTCAAGTAACTTCCGACAATCCTTATATTCATTGACCTTATAA
- the LOC104110630 gene encoding aspartic proteinase-like protein 1 isoform X1, producing MEIWKVGFAAMVVGLTMVVECGVVAADMLYSSKLVHRFSDEVRKLGVSRNGEVWPQHRSLEYYGRLMSSDLQRQKMKLGPQFQLLFPSEGSKTMPLGNDFGWLHYMYIDIGTPSVSFLIALDAGSDLLWVPCECVQCAPLSASYYSSLDKDLNEYNPSGSSTSKFLSCSHQLCELGSNCKTPKQPCPYTVNYVSDDTSTSGVLVEDILHLASGSRMAANSSARAPVIFGCGSKQTGGYLNGVAPDGLLGLGPGEISVPSRLAKAGLVQNSFSLCFKEDDSGRIFFGDQGPASQQKTSFLPSDGQFVTYVVGVESCCVGSSCIEQTNFKAIVDSGTSFTFLPDQIYDRVVKEFDREVNASKASFEGYPWQYCYKSSSEGLPKIPSFTLKFMTNSTFIVQDPVFVIYGSQGAVGFCLAVEPSGIDIGTIGQNFMTGYRMVFDRENLNLGWSLSDCQDLTDSNRLPMTPANGSSPNSLPTEQQNSPNSSGVTPAVAGRTPSKSAAPTNRRISFKLCLTNLLFPLLLVSSNFRQSLYSLTL from the exons ATGGAGATTTGGAAGGTGGGTTTTGCAGCGATGGTGGTGGGGTTAACTATGGTGGTTGAATGTGGGGTGGTAGCGGCGGATATGTTGTATTCCTCAAAGTTAGTCCACAGATTCTCCGACGAGGTGAGGAAACTTGGGGTTTCAAGGAATGGGGAAGTGTGGCCGCAGCATAGGAGCTTGGAGTATTATGGGAGGTTGATGAGCAGCGATTTGCAGCGGCAAAAAATGAAACTTGGTCCTCAGTTTCAGCTTCTTTTCCCTTCTGAGGGTAGCAAAACGATGCCCTTGGGAAATGACTTTGGATG GTTACATTACATGTATATTGATATAGGAACCCCATCTGTTTCTTTTCTCATCGCACTGGATGCTGGAAGTGACTTGCTTTGGGTTCCATGTGAATGTGTACAATGCGCTCCTCTATCAGCCAGTTACTATAGCAGCCTG GATAAAGATCTAAACGAGTACAATCCATCCGGCTCAAGCACAAGTAAGTTCCTGTCATGCAGCCATCAGTTATGCGAACTGGGTTCAAATTGCAAAACCCCTAAGCAGCCTTGCCCATACACTGTGAACTATGTGTCAGATGATACATCCACATCTGGAGTGCTCGTGGAAGATATCTTGCACCTTGCATCAGGCAGCCGTATGGCAGCCAACAGCTCTGCTAGAGCTCCAGTCATTTTCGG ATGTGGTAGTAAGCAAACTGGTGGTTACCTAAATGGAGTTGCACCTGATGGTCTTTTGGGTTTGGGACCTGGAGAGATTTCAGTTCCTAGTCGTCTTGCAAAAGCTGGTTTAGTCCAAAACtccttttctctttgttttaagGAAGATGATTCAGGAAGGATTTTCTTTGGAGACCAAGGGCCTGCTAGCCAGCAGAAAACTTCCTTCTTGCCTTCAGATGGACAATT TGTTACTTATGTTGTTGGGGTGGAATCATGTTGTGTTGGGAGCTCCTGTATTGAACAGACAAACTTCAAAGCCATTGTGGATAGCGGGACATCCTTTACATTTCTCCCAGATCAAATTTACGATAGAGTCGTTAAAGAG TTTGACAGGGAAGTGAATGCTTCAAAAGCTAGCTTTGAAGGATATCCTTGGCAATATTGCTACAAATCCAG TTCTGAAGGGTTACCAAAGATTCCTTCATTTACTCTGAAGTTCATGACGAACAGCACTTTTATAGTCCAGGATCCTGTATTTGTGATTTATGGTAGTCAG GGTGCTGTTGGATTTTGTTTAGCTGTGGAGCCTTCGGGCATAGATATCGGAACGATTGGAC AGAACTTCATGACGGGATATCGGATGGTGTTTGATAGAGAAAACCTGAACTTGGGTTGGTCACTGTCCGACT GTCAAGACCTTACTGATAGTAATAGACTGCCAATGACACCAGCAAATGGTAGTTCGCCAAACTCACTGCCAACAGAGCAGCAGAATTCCCCTAATAGCTCCGGAGTTACACCTGCTGTTGCTGGAAGGACACCTTCAAAATCTGCAGCACCAACTAATCGTCGAATCTCATTCAAGTTATGTTTAACGAATTTGCTGTTTCCATTGCTGCTCGTGTCAAGTAACTTCCGACAATCCTTATATTCATTGACCTTATAA